One window of Pseudomonas sp. ML2-2023-3 genomic DNA carries:
- a CDS encoding glutathione binding-like protein — protein sequence MFGVSLKRFAPHLAPDEDSAEYIDYLTWIHFSESSAMLPFLLKVFNEFEIKSGTDLKFLEDYAGAEFDKVFSYLDDYLKGRRFLVEDRLTGADFMLGFVVKGALNWLKPGSKLHIERYVRNLENQNSYIRALRIDAN from the coding sequence TTGTTCGGAGTTTCCCTAAAGCGATTTGCGCCTCACTTAGCGCCTGATGAAGATTCAGCTGAGTACATCGATTACCTAACATGGATTCACTTTTCAGAAAGCTCAGCAATGCTGCCATTTTTGTTGAAGGTATTTAACGAATTTGAAATTAAATCTGGAACTGATCTCAAGTTTCTCGAAGATTACGCCGGAGCGGAATTTGATAAAGTTTTTTCATATTTAGACGACTATCTAAAGGGTAGGAGATTCTTAGTCGAAGATCGACTCACAGGAGCAGACTTCATGCTGGGGTTTGTCGTGAAAGGCGCACTCAATTGGCTAAAACCTGGGAGCAAATTACATATTGAGCGCTATGTTCGCAACCTTGAAAATCAGAATAGCTATATACGCGCACTGAGAATCGACGCAAACTGA
- a CDS encoding TetR/AcrR family transcriptional regulator: MKQTYDDTRQHLLDTGHRMMVVKGFTGVGLNEILQAASVPKGSFYHYFKSKEQYGQSLLEDYFRTYLANMDERFAVRGNTARERLMGYWQKWLDSYCEPCDEQKCLVVKLSAEVADLSESMRITLRDGSDQIIERIAGCIEQGQRDGSLPQGDAYRTATALYQLWLGASLLSKLHRNSRSLENAKATTLAMLAFNQA, from the coding sequence ATGAAGCAGACTTACGATGATACGCGCCAACATTTACTCGACACCGGCCATCGCATGATGGTGGTTAAGGGCTTTACGGGTGTGGGACTTAACGAGATTTTGCAGGCGGCCAGCGTGCCGAAAGGCTCGTTCTACCATTACTTCAAGTCCAAGGAGCAATACGGCCAGTCCTTGCTGGAGGATTACTTCCGCACTTATTTGGCGAACATGGACGAGCGTTTCGCGGTAAGGGGCAATACTGCCCGCGAGCGGCTCATGGGCTATTGGCAGAAGTGGCTTGATAGCTATTGCGAGCCCTGCGATGAGCAGAAGTGTCTGGTCGTGAAGCTGAGCGCCGAGGTGGCGGACTTGTCCGAGTCAATGCGCATTACGCTGCGTGATGGATCAGATCAAATAATTGAACGTATCGCTGGCTGTATCGAGCAGGGGCAGCGCGACGGCTCGTTACCGCAAGGTGATGCTTACCGAACAGCGACAGCCCTTTACCAGCTTTGGCTCGGAGCCAGCCTGCTGAGCAAACTCCACCGTAATAGTCGGTCGCTGGAAAACGCCAAAGCTACGACCTTGGCCATGCTGGCGTTTAATCAAGCCTGA
- a CDS encoding (2Fe-2S)-binding protein translates to MQTLIINGQSQQVDVAADMPLLWVLRDVLGLTGTKYGCGIAQCGVCTVHLDGQPIRSCVTPISAVAGRSITTIEAIGETAVGKAVQQAWLAHEVVQCGYCQSGQIMAATALLNSQPTPDDQAIDAAMAGNLCRCATYTRIRTAIHSVGRVEEA, encoded by the coding sequence ATGCAAACGTTAATCATCAACGGACAGTCGCAGCAGGTTGACGTTGCAGCGGATATGCCTCTGCTGTGGGTCTTGCGCGATGTGCTCGGCCTGACAGGGACAAAATACGGCTGTGGCATTGCTCAGTGTGGGGTGTGCACCGTGCATCTCGACGGCCAGCCGATCCGTTCGTGTGTGACTCCTATTTCGGCTGTGGCAGGTCGCTCAATCACCACCATTGAGGCCATCGGTGAGACGGCCGTGGGCAAAGCCGTGCAGCAGGCCTGGCTAGCGCATGAGGTGGTGCAGTGCGGTTACTGCCAGTCAGGACAGATCATGGCAGCAACTGCTCTTCTGAATAGCCAGCCGACGCCCGATGACCAGGCGATTGATGCGGCCATGGCGGGTAATCTTTGTCGCTGCGCCACTTACACCCGCATTCGCACGGCCATTCACAGTGTTGGCCGTGTAGAGGAGGCGTGA
- a CDS encoding IS5 family transposase, with amino-acid sequence MSQMSFSDFEYAGKRKQTRRERFLAEMDQVVPWSGLLALIEPYYPKAGGGRKPYPLETMLRIHLLQNWFSLSDPAMEEALYEITPMRQFAHLTLSAPIPEDTTIMNFRHLLENHKLAPAILAVINGYLQEKGLSLRQGTIVDATIIHAPSSTKNEHGKRDPEMHQTKKGNQYFFGMKAHIGADVESGLVHHVHGTAANVADVTQVAELLHGEENAVYADAGYTGVEKREEHENREVVWQIAARRSTYSKLSKRSVLYKAKRKIEYLKAQTRAKVEHPFRVIKRQFGYVKVRFRGLMKNTAQLTTLFALSNLWMARKKLMGMG; translated from the coding sequence ATGAGCCAGATGAGCTTTTCCGATTTCGAATACGCGGGCAAGCGCAAGCAAACACGCCGCGAACGGTTCCTCGCCGAGATGGATCAGGTCGTGCCCTGGAGCGGTTTACTGGCGTTGATCGAGCCGTATTATCCGAAGGCTGGTGGTGGCCGAAAACCGTATCCGCTGGAAACCATGCTGCGCATTCACTTGCTGCAAAACTGGTTCTCGCTGAGCGATCCTGCCATGGAAGAAGCGCTGTATGAAATCACGCCCATGCGCCAGTTTGCGCACTTGACCCTGAGCGCGCCGATCCCTGAAGACACCACGATCATGAACTTCCGACACCTGCTGGAGAATCATAAGTTGGCGCCGGCGATCCTGGCGGTCATCAACGGTTATTTGCAGGAGAAAGGCCTCTCGCTGCGCCAGGGCACCATCGTCGATGCGACGATTATCCACGCGCCCAGTTCGACTAAAAACGAGCACGGTAAACGCGATCCAGAGATGCATCAGACGAAGAAAGGCAATCAATATTTCTTCGGAATGAAGGCCCATATTGGTGCCGACGTTGAGTCGGGGCTGGTTCACCACGTTCACGGCACCGCGGCGAATGTAGCCGATGTCACTCAGGTTGCCGAACTGCTGCACGGCGAGGAAAACGCGGTCTACGCTGATGCTGGTTACACCGGTGTCGAGAAGCGCGAAGAGCATGAAAACCGTGAAGTGGTTTGGCAAATCGCCGCGCGACGCAGCACCTATTCCAAGCTGAGCAAGCGCAGCGTGCTGTACAAAGCCAAGCGCAAAATCGAGTACCTCAAGGCCCAGACACGGGCCAAGGTCGAACACCCATTTCGGGTGATCAAACGTCAGTTCGGTTATGTGAAAGTGCGCTTTCGCGGCCTGATGAAAAACACCGCTCAATTGACCACGCTGTTTGCCTTGTCCAATTTATGGATGGCTCGAAAAAAGCTGATGGGTATGGGCTAA
- a CDS encoding IS5 family transposase, which yields MKQMTFADAEYAGKRKQTRKELFLIEMDRVVPWKGLIALIEPHYPKGEGGRPAYPLMAMLRVHLMQNWFGYSDPAMEEALYETTILRQFSGLSLERIPDETTILNFRRLLEKHELAAGILGVINGYLGDRGLSLRQGTIVDATLIHAPSSTKNKDGKRDPEMHQTKKGNQYYFGAKAHIGVDDESGLVHSVVVTAANVADITQVDKLLHGAENVVCADAGYTGVEKREEHAGRHVIWQIAARRSTYKKHGKRSALYKAMRKIEKAKAQFRAKVEHPFRVIKRQFGYTKVRFRGLVKNTAQMVTLFALSNLWMARRYLLSSVGEVRP from the coding sequence ATGAAGCAGATGACCTTCGCCGATGCCGAGTACGCCGGTAAGCGCAAGCAGACCCGCAAGGAATTGTTCCTGATCGAGATGGATCGTGTCGTACCCTGGAAGGGTTTGATTGCCCTGATCGAGCCTCATTACCCGAAGGGCGAAGGTGGTCGTCCTGCCTATCCTTTGATGGCGATGCTGCGGGTTCATCTCATGCAGAACTGGTTCGGTTACAGCGATCCTGCGATGGAGGAAGCTCTGTACGAGACGACGATCTTGCGCCAGTTTTCCGGTCTGAGCCTGGAGCGGATCCCAGATGAAACTACCATCCTCAACTTCCGTCGCCTGCTGGAAAAGCACGAGTTGGCCGCTGGTATTCTCGGCGTGATCAATGGCTATCTGGGCGACCGTGGCTTGTCACTGCGACAAGGCACCATCGTCGATGCCACGCTGATTCATGCGCCCAGTTCGACCAAGAACAAGGACGGCAAACGCGACCCGGAAATGCACCAGACAAAGAAAGGTAACCAGTATTACTTCGGTGCCAAAGCTCACATTGGTGTCGACGATGAGTCAGGGCTGGTGCACAGCGTGGTGGTCACTGCGGCCAACGTCGCGGATATAACCCAAGTCGACAAATTGCTACACGGTGCTGAGAACGTGGTCTGCGCCGATGCAGGCTATACCGGTGTCGAGAAGCGCGAAGAGCATGCGGGACGCCACGTCATCTGGCAGATTGCAGCCCGGCGCAGTACCTACAAAAAACACGGTAAACGCAGCGCGTTGTACAAAGCGATGCGCAAGATCGAGAAAGCCAAGGCCCAGTTTCGCGCCAAGGTTGAGCATCCATTTCGGGTGATCAAGCGCCAGTTTGGTTATACGAAAGTGCGCTTCCGAGGCTTGGTGAAGAACACTGCTCAGATGGTGACGCTGTTCGCCCTGTCAAACCTGTGGATGGCGCGTCGATATTTGCTCTCCAGCGTAGGAGAGGTGCGTCCGTAA
- a CDS encoding NADP-dependent oxidoreductase, with product MPQSKQVNRRVVLASRPHGAPVEANFRIEQSPIPQPAEGQVLLRTVYLSLDPYMRGRMSDAPSYAPPVEIGGVMVGGTVCRVLASKNPAYKVGDWVLSFSGWQDYALSDGSDLTPLGNSPTHPSYALGILGMPGFTAYMGLLDIGRPQTGETLVVAAATGPVGATVGQIGKIKGCHVVGVAGGADKCRHAVEVLGFDTCIDHRAPDFPEQLAKACPAGIDVYFENVGGKVFAAVLPLLNAKARVPVCGIIAHYNDTDLPMGPDRLPSLMGAILRKRINVQGFIIFDDYAHRYDEFFNEMSSWLAQGRIKYREELVSGLEEAPNAFIGLLEGRNFGKLVVRVSDH from the coding sequence ATGCCCCAGTCAAAGCAAGTGAATCGTCGCGTTGTTCTGGCGTCGCGTCCGCACGGTGCGCCTGTCGAAGCGAATTTTCGCATTGAACAAAGCCCCATTCCTCAACCTGCAGAAGGCCAGGTGCTGTTGCGTACCGTTTATCTGTCGCTCGACCCTTACATGCGCGGCCGCATGAGTGATGCACCGTCCTATGCTCCTCCGGTGGAAATCGGTGGGGTCATGGTGGGTGGTACTGTCTGCCGTGTGCTAGCTTCGAAAAATCCGGCCTACAAAGTCGGTGACTGGGTGCTGTCCTTCAGTGGCTGGCAAGACTATGCCCTGTCCGATGGCAGCGACCTGACTCCTTTGGGTAATTCGCCGACTCATCCGTCTTATGCCTTAGGCATATTAGGTATGCCTGGCTTTACCGCTTACATGGGCTTGCTTGACATTGGCCGTCCCCAGACTGGTGAAACGCTAGTGGTTGCGGCGGCTACCGGTCCGGTGGGAGCGACTGTGGGGCAGATCGGCAAGATCAAAGGCTGTCATGTGGTCGGAGTAGCAGGCGGGGCGGACAAATGCCGGCATGCCGTCGAGGTGCTGGGTTTTGATACCTGCATAGATCACCGTGCGCCGGACTTCCCCGAGCAACTGGCCAAGGCCTGCCCTGCGGGTATCGATGTCTATTTCGAAAACGTCGGTGGCAAGGTTTTCGCTGCGGTTCTACCGCTGTTAAACGCCAAAGCCCGTGTGCCGGTCTGCGGCATTATTGCGCATTACAACGATACCGATTTACCCATGGGGCCAGATCGTTTGCCATCTTTGATGGGTGCCATTCTGCGCAAACGCATCAATGTCCAAGGCTTTATTATTTTTGATGATTATGCGCACCGTTACGACGAGTTCTTTAACGAAATGTCGAGCTGGTTGGCGCAGGGGCGGATCAAGTATCGCGAGGAATTGGTGAGTGGTTTGGAAGAGGCGCCCAATGCCTTTATTGGGCTACTAGAAGGTAGAAATTTTGGCAAATTAGTAGTTCGCGTCAGTGACCACTGA
- a CDS encoding Tn3 family transposase, producing the protein MPVDFLTQEQRDGFGRYVDPPSREELERYFHLSDDDHKALLPLRGEHNRLGYATQLTSVRYLGTFPEDFSAVPDEVLQALSRQLGINDPTCILAYAETRQRQRQRQRQRHAGEIQERYGYQVFADSSVGFRLARWLYTLCWTGTDRPGELFNRATTWLLTHKVLLPGVTVLERFIAQLRSRVEERLWLTLSRSVTDEQRQHLQELLVVVEGNRYSRLDQLRFGPVMISGPALIRALRRLDDVRGIGITLPAAAHIPPSRIAALARFANTAKVTAINRLPASRRMATLVAFALCLEATAHDDALEVLEALLRDLFSNAERADKKARLRSLKDLDRSAATLAAACKVVLDSSISDDNVRARLFNELPRITLEKALEEVTALIRPANDVYYLALEERYRSVRRFLPDLLKHIRFGFSPAGKGVAASLDWLQLNLPRRKPEDDAPQEIVAKAWQQHITREDGSLDMGAYVFCTLDALRTALRRRDVFVSPSWRYVDPRIGLLDGAEWLTARPIICRSLGLTIDAKTTLDALSVELDATWQAVAARLPENPAIQLSESADGKTELSLGALDKLEEPNSLLQLRAAVADLMPRVDLPEILLEIAARTGFAEAFTHVSERNARADNLVTSLCAVLLGGACNTGLEPLIRNDNQALRRDRLSWVSQNYLRDDTLSAANAILVSAQSQLELAQVWGGGEVASADGMRFVVPVRTVHAGPNPKYFGTGRGVTWYNLISDQFSGLNAITVPGTLRDSLVLLAVVLEQQTELQPTQIMTDTGAYSDVVFGLFRLLGYHFCPRLADVGGTRFWRTSPDADYGKLNGLARQSVKIDLIAEHWDDLLRLAGSLKLGRVPATGIMRTLQMGDRPTRLAQALAEFGRIEKTLHTLTYIDDESKRRATLTQLNRGEGRHSLARAVFHGKRGELRQRYREGQEDQLGALGLVVNIIVLWNTLYMTAAVERLRQHGYPVQEEDLARLSPLIYEHINMLGRYSFAVPEEVARGELRPLRNPDDDQ; encoded by the coding sequence ATGCCGGTTGACTTTCTGACTCAAGAGCAACGCGACGGCTTTGGTCGCTATGTCGATCCTCCTAGCCGCGAAGAGCTGGAACGCTATTTTCACCTGAGCGATGACGACCACAAAGCCCTCCTGCCGCTGCGCGGCGAACACAACCGCCTCGGCTACGCCACGCAACTGACCAGCGTCCGCTACCTGGGCACCTTCCCTGAAGACTTTTCAGCCGTTCCGGATGAGGTGCTGCAAGCGCTCAGTCGTCAGCTCGGCATCAATGATCCGACTTGCATCCTGGCCTATGCTGAAACCCGTCAGCGTCAACGTCAACGTCAACGTCAACGTCATGCCGGCGAGATTCAGGAGCGTTATGGCTATCAAGTGTTTGCTGACTCCAGCGTCGGCTTTCGACTTGCTCGCTGGCTATATACGCTCTGCTGGACAGGGACAGATCGTCCTGGTGAGCTGTTCAATCGGGCGACGACCTGGTTGCTGACGCACAAGGTTTTACTGCCTGGCGTAACCGTACTGGAGCGGTTTATCGCGCAACTGCGCAGTCGGGTCGAAGAACGCCTCTGGCTCACCTTGAGCCGCAGCGTGACCGATGAACAGAGACAGCACCTGCAAGAATTACTGGTAGTAGTCGAAGGTAACCGCTACTCCCGCCTGGATCAATTGCGCTTCGGCCCGGTGATGATCAGTGGGCCTGCACTGATCCGAGCGCTGCGGCGGCTCGATGACGTGCGTGGCATCGGCATCACCTTGCCCGCAGCGGCGCATATCCCGCCCAGCCGAATCGCGGCCCTGGCACGCTTTGCCAACACGGCCAAGGTCACAGCGATCAACCGGCTGCCGGCATCGCGGCGGATGGCAACGTTGGTGGCGTTTGCGCTTTGTCTGGAGGCGACTGCGCATGACGACGCCCTGGAAGTTCTGGAAGCTTTACTGCGCGACCTGTTCAGCAACGCAGAGAGGGCCGACAAGAAAGCTCGGTTGCGTAGCCTAAAAGACCTGGATCGCTCGGCAGCAACGCTCGCCGCCGCCTGCAAGGTGGTGTTGGATAGCTCAATTAGCGATGACAACGTCCGCGCCCGGCTGTTCAACGAACTGCCACGTATCACTCTGGAGAAAGCCCTCGAAGAGGTCACCGCGTTGATCCGTCCGGCCAACGATGTGTATTACCTCGCCCTGGAGGAGCGCTACCGCAGCGTGCGCCGTTTCCTCCCCGACCTATTGAAGCATATTCGCTTTGGCTTCAGTCCAGCTGGCAAGGGTGTGGCGGCTAGTCTGGACTGGTTGCAACTGAACCTACCTCGTAGAAAACCGGAAGACGATGCTCCACAGGAGATCGTGGCCAAGGCTTGGCAGCAGCACATCACCCGCGAAGATGGCTCCCTCGACATGGGTGCCTATGTATTCTGTACGCTTGATGCACTGCGCACTGCCCTACGTCGTCGCGATGTCTTTGTTTCACCCAGTTGGCGCTATGTCGACCCGCGTATCGGTCTGCTCGATGGCGCTGAATGGCTGACGGCACGACCGATCATCTGCCGCTCGCTGGGCCTGACCATCGATGCCAAAACCACCTTGGACGCCTTGTCTGTCGAGCTGGATGCAACGTGGCAGGCAGTCGCTGCCCGCTTGCCCGAAAACCCTGCCATCCAGTTGAGCGAGAGCGCTGATGGTAAAACTGAGCTGTCCCTCGGAGCGCTGGACAAGCTGGAGGAACCGAACTCGCTACTGCAACTGCGTGCGGCCGTGGCCGACTTGATGCCGCGTGTCGATCTACCAGAAATCCTGTTGGAAATCGCCGCCCGCACCGGCTTTGCTGAAGCCTTCACCCATGTGTCCGAACGCAATGCGCGGGCCGATAACCTAGTGACAAGCCTGTGTGCCGTACTCCTGGGGGGAGCCTGCAACACCGGCCTGGAGCCACTGATACGCAATGATAACCAAGCGCTGCGCCGTGACCGACTGTCCTGGGTCAGCCAGAACTATCTCCGCGACGACACCCTGTCAGCAGCCAATGCCATTCTGGTGTCTGCGCAAAGCCAACTGGAGCTGGCTCAGGTCTGGGGCGGCGGCGAGGTGGCCTCCGCCGATGGCATGCGTTTCGTCGTACCGGTGCGCACCGTGCATGCCGGTCCCAACCCGAAGTATTTCGGTACCGGACGGGGAGTCACCTGGTACAACTTGATTTCCGATCAGTTCTCCGGCCTGAACGCCATCACGGTGCCTGGCACCTTGCGCGACAGCCTGGTATTGCTAGCGGTCGTGCTGGAACAACAGACCGAATTGCAGCCAACACAAATCATGACCGATACCGGTGCCTACAGCGATGTGGTGTTCGGGTTGTTCCGCCTGCTCGGTTATCACTTCTGCCCGCGCCTAGCCGATGTCGGCGGTACCCGCTTCTGGCGCACGAGCCCAGACGCGGATTATGGCAAGCTCAACGGACTGGCACGCCAGTCGGTAAAAATCGACCTGATCGCCGAGCACTGGGATGACCTGCTGCGTCTCGCCGGGTCGCTCAAGCTCGGTCGGGTACCGGCGACCGGCATCATGCGCACGTTGCAAATGGGGGATCGTCCGACCCGTCTGGCCCAGGCATTGGCAGAGTTCGGACGGATCGAGAAAACTCTGCACACGCTGACCTACATTGATGACGAATCCAAGCGTCGTGCCACCCTGACCCAGCTGAATCGCGGCGAAGGCCGGCACAGCCTGGCCCGTGCCGTGTTCCATGGCAAACGCGGCGAGCTTCGCCAGCGCTACCGCGAAGGTCAGGAGGACCAACTCGGCGCCTTGGGCCTGGTGGTAAATATCATCGTGCTGTGGAACACCCTCTACATGACCGCCGCCGTGGAACGGCTAAGGCAGCACGGCTACCCGGTGCAGGAGGAGGATCTGGCTCGGCTGTCGCCGCTGATCTATGAGCACATCAACATGCTGGGTCGGTACTCCTTCGCGGTACCGGAAGAGGTTGCTCGAGGTGAGCTGAGACCGCTGCGCAATCCAGACGACGATCAGTGA
- a CDS encoding ribbon-helix-helix domain-containing protein, whose translation MKTTRWNVAVSTDTDQSLRMFLASQGGGHKGDLSRFIEETVRAHILVLSAEQAKAANAPLNEAELTEAVDQALHWARRR comes from the coding sequence ATGAAAACCACTCGCTGGAACGTCGCTGTCTCCACCGACACTGACCAATCGCTTCGCATGTTTCTAGCCAGCCAAGGCGGTGGACATAAGGGCGATCTGTCGCGCTTCATCGAAGAAACGGTGCGGGCACACATCCTTGTACTGAGCGCCGAACAGGCCAAGGCCGCTAACGCCCCTCTGAATGAGGCAGAACTGACCGAAGCAGTTGATCAAGCGCTCCACTGGGCACGTAGGCGCTGA
- a CDS encoding molybdopterin cofactor-binding domain-containing protein, with translation MKKPNEMNVHMSRRRLLQGSGIALGGLVLSTWLPPLVSKSAAAEAAAAGRLGDRSAEGYGAFVRIGHDGVVTVISPKIEMGQGAQTGIAMMVAEELEVGLDQVVIQEAPPNSALYTDTLLQFQATGGSTSTRYTWEPLRRAGATARVLLIQAAALQWHVAPSLCHAQNGQVFGPGGFQAKYGELVEAADTLPLPTDVPLKTPEQFKLLGTPAQRLDTPAKVNGKARFTIDLQIPGMLVASTITCPVYGGRLRTVDDAAARRVPGVRDIVRLDNAVAVTGSHFWACQQAIKALKIEWDFGPNASIGSTHLDQELLAASSRDGVVAKRTGDIEQAKLQAASQFEAVYEQALLSHSPLEPMSCVAHVRKDGCELWVGTQVPVFAQQTAAKVTGLPVEKIQVHNQLIGGAFGRRLEFDFITQAVAIARLVDYPIKLIWSREEDMTHDLYRPLYADRMKAALDDKGRPLGWEHRIAGASILARYAGSLPPNGVDADAVEVAVDPIYSLPHLQVRYIRQEPSVVPVSWWRGVGPLRGTYAHECFIDELAHNAKADPVAYRLELMAEQPRAQAVLRLLAEKTDWNKPLPPGQGRGVAVSAVFGSYVATLVELEMQGDFGVRIKRLVSVVDCGFATNPTSVKAQIEGGTLFGLSASLFNEILIENGQVQQTNFHNYRQLRINEAPAVEVHLLASLETPGGVGEAGTALIGPALVNALYAASGQRIRRLPLSRFGYYPV, from the coding sequence ATGAAAAAGCCTAACGAAATGAATGTTCATATGTCTCGTCGTCGCCTCCTGCAGGGCAGCGGCATCGCCCTCGGCGGCTTGGTGTTGAGTACCTGGCTACCGCCCTTAGTGTCCAAGAGTGCAGCCGCCGAGGCGGCTGCCGCAGGCCGGCTGGGTGATCGCTCCGCTGAGGGTTACGGAGCCTTTGTTCGGATTGGCCACGATGGCGTGGTCACGGTGATCTCGCCAAAAATTGAAATGGGCCAAGGCGCACAGACCGGTATTGCCATGATGGTGGCGGAGGAGCTTGAAGTAGGCCTCGATCAGGTCGTTATTCAAGAGGCGCCACCAAACTCGGCGCTGTATACCGACACCTTGCTGCAGTTTCAGGCCACCGGTGGCTCGACTTCTACCCGCTACACCTGGGAGCCGCTGCGTCGGGCGGGCGCCACGGCGCGTGTCCTGTTGATCCAGGCTGCAGCGCTGCAATGGCATGTAGCGCCGAGCCTGTGCCATGCGCAGAACGGCCAAGTGTTTGGCCCTGGTGGCTTTCAGGCTAAATACGGCGAACTGGTCGAGGCCGCGGATACGCTGCCATTACCCACTGACGTACCCTTGAAAACCCCCGAGCAATTCAAGCTGTTGGGCACCCCCGCGCAGCGCCTGGACACGCCCGCGAAGGTCAATGGTAAGGCGCGTTTTACCATCGACCTACAAATCCCCGGCATGCTGGTTGCCTCCACCATCACCTGTCCTGTGTATGGCGGGCGATTGCGTACGGTTGATGATGCTGCGGCACGGCGAGTGCCAGGGGTTCGCGACATCGTGCGATTGGACAATGCCGTGGCTGTTACCGGGAGTCACTTCTGGGCCTGTCAGCAAGCCATCAAAGCGCTGAAAATCGAGTGGGACTTTGGGCCGAATGCCTCTATTGGTTCTACGCATCTGGACCAAGAACTACTCGCGGCCAGTAGCCGTGATGGCGTGGTCGCTAAACGCACCGGCGACATTGAACAAGCCAAGCTACAAGCGGCCAGCCAGTTCGAAGCTGTTTACGAGCAAGCGCTGTTGTCGCATTCGCCGCTTGAGCCCATGAGCTGCGTGGCCCATGTGCGCAAAGATGGCTGCGAGCTGTGGGTCGGCACCCAAGTGCCAGTTTTCGCTCAACAGACAGCAGCCAAAGTCACCGGGTTGCCAGTTGAAAAAATCCAGGTGCATAACCAACTGATCGGAGGGGCATTTGGCCGGCGTTTGGAGTTTGACTTCATCACTCAAGCGGTGGCCATCGCGCGGCTGGTTGATTACCCGATCAAGCTGATCTGGAGCCGTGAGGAGGACATGACCCACGACCTCTATCGGCCGCTGTATGCCGATCGTATGAAAGCCGCCCTCGACGACAAGGGGCGTCCGCTAGGATGGGAACATCGCATTGCCGGCGCCTCAATTCTCGCCCGCTATGCCGGCAGCTTGCCACCCAACGGCGTGGATGCCGATGCCGTTGAAGTTGCGGTGGACCCTATCTATAGCTTGCCGCATTTGCAGGTTCGTTATATCCGCCAGGAGCCTAGCGTCGTGCCTGTGTCGTGGTGGCGAGGCGTGGGCCCGCTTCGCGGCACCTATGCCCATGAGTGCTTCATTGATGAACTGGCGCACAACGCAAAAGCCGACCCAGTGGCCTACCGCTTGGAGCTGATGGCTGAACAACCACGCGCCCAGGCAGTGCTGCGTTTGTTGGCTGAGAAGACTGACTGGAATAAGCCTTTGCCACCCGGACAGGGTCGAGGTGTGGCGGTCAGTGCGGTGTTCGGTAGCTATGTGGCCACTTTGGTTGAACTGGAGATGCAGGGCGACTTTGGCGTGCGCATCAAGCGCCTGGTCAGCGTGGTCGATTGCGGTTTTGCAACTAACCCGACGTCGGTTAAGGCACAGATCGAGGGCGGCACCTTGTTCGGCCTTTCCGCTTCGCTGTTCAACGAAATCCTGATCGAAAACGGTCAGGTGCAACAGACCAACTTCCACAACTACCGACAGCTACGTATCAACGAAGCGCCTGCGGTGGAGGTGCATTTGCTTGCGAGTCTGGAAACGCCGGGTGGCGTTGGCGAGGCCGGTACTGCGTTGATCGGCCCAGCCTTGGTCAACGCCCTTTACGCAGCATCGGGCCAGCGTATACGTCGTTTGCCGCTTAGCCGTTTCGGCTATTACCCGGTTTAA
- a CDS encoding (2Fe-2S)-binding protein: MTRFELNGRDVSVEVADDTPLLWVIRDDLGLTGTKFGCGIGLCGACTLHIDGRAIRSCITPLGAVANARVTTIEGLDPKGQHPLQKAWIATQAPQCGYCQSGQIMQAATLLKDFPDPSDQDIDAVMNGSLCRCMAYVRIRQAIKLAAAELRSGTVHEGTTHE; this comes from the coding sequence ATGACCAGATTCGAACTCAATGGTCGGGACGTCTCGGTCGAGGTGGCCGACGATACCCCGCTGCTTTGGGTGATCCGTGACGACCTCGGCCTGACCGGCACCAAATTCGGCTGCGGGATCGGCCTGTGCGGGGCCTGTACCCTGCACATCGATGGCCGCGCCATCCGCTCCTGCATCACCCCGCTGGGCGCCGTGGCTAATGCGCGGGTCACGACTATCGAGGGGCTCGATCCCAAAGGCCAACACCCGCTGCAGAAAGCCTGGATCGCGACGCAGGCGCCCCAATGCGGTTACTGCCAGTCGGGTCAGATCATGCAGGCGGCCACGCTGCTCAAGGACTTCCCTGATCCGAGCGACCAAGACATCGACGCCGTCATGAACGGTAGCCTGTGCCGCTGCATGGCCTATGTACGCATCCGCCAGGCGATCAAGCTCGCCGCGGCAGAGTTGAGAAGCGGCACAGTCCATGAAGGCACAACCCATGAATAA